In Bacilli bacterium, a genomic segment contains:
- a CDS encoding response regulator, which produces MKLLIVDDEARTRETLQKHIKWDEIGIREIRLAADGRDALKQAEKWNPDIVLCDVRMPKMDGIQFAKRLRWTDPTCKLIFISGFSDKEYLLSAIHLKAVSYIEKPIQLERVKKTVEEAARARKRELEQIAAERNLQAGYERSLPFLKQELLRRLIDRSAVAETADLLSMQHTLPFEAAGMFTVVVAPLFRKVPDPENQQFIREELLYKLSDMPSLVSLGALCGFDARHCLVLLLPGKYGGSYQEGRQVIEQIYGDVRARMDRAITFGLGVGKPVRGLYHLPESYRTASAASLLQFYNENSSIMFAESLGVSRPLALNPESLRQFREAVRKGEIEQAEQLIRAFGELARKQKDLDIPHVRDLFFQFLLIALETAAQQGLTEQTGDAERRYIWKEIDSLPGIAPLEDYVLSFLAPFRKDGSGYGGKLLEVMRYIHGHFHEKGFNISEIAEHVHLSETYLCSLFKKQKGQTVKEYISEVRLEKAKELLSDADMKQYEVAARLGFADANYFTTFFKKMTGLSPSEYREKIGK; this is translated from the coding sequence ATGAAGCTGCTAATCGTTGACGATGAAGCCCGAACGAGGGAAACGCTGCAAAAACATATCAAATGGGATGAGATCGGGATTCGCGAAATCCGGCTCGCGGCGGACGGGAGGGACGCATTGAAGCAGGCGGAGAAATGGAATCCTGATATTGTGCTGTGCGACGTCCGCATGCCCAAAATGGACGGGATTCAATTCGCCAAACGTCTCCGCTGGACGGATCCGACGTGCAAACTGATTTTTATTAGCGGCTTTTCCGACAAGGAGTATTTATTGTCGGCTATCCATTTAAAAGCGGTAAGCTATATTGAAAAGCCAATCCAACTCGAACGGGTGAAAAAAACGGTTGAGGAGGCTGCCCGGGCGCGAAAGAGGGAGTTGGAACAAATTGCGGCGGAACGCAACCTGCAGGCCGGCTACGAACGAAGCCTGCCGTTTCTCAAGCAGGAATTGCTGCGCCGCTTGATCGACCGATCGGCGGTTGCGGAAACGGCCGATTTGTTGAGCATGCAGCATACGCTGCCGTTTGAGGCGGCCGGGATGTTTACAGTGGTTGTCGCGCCGCTGTTCCGGAAAGTTCCCGATCCGGAGAATCAACAATTTATCCGGGAGGAGTTGCTGTACAAACTGAGCGACATGCCATCGCTCGTCTCGTTGGGCGCGCTTTGCGGCTTCGACGCCCGGCATTGTCTCGTGCTGCTCTTGCCCGGAAAATACGGCGGCTCCTATCAGGAGGGCCGCCAAGTCATTGAGCAAATTTACGGCGATGTGCGCGCGCGAATGGATCGAGCCATTACGTTTGGGCTGGGAGTGGGAAAACCGGTTCGCGGGCTATACCATCTGCCCGAATCTTATAGGACAGCGTCTGCAGCAAGTCTCCTGCAATTTTACAATGAGAACTCATCCATTATGTTTGCCGAATCCCTTGGCGTAAGTCGACCGCTTGCGCTAAACCCCGAATCGCTCAGGCAATTTCGCGAGGCGGTCCGCAAAGGGGAGATTGAACAGGCGGAACAATTGATCAGGGCGTTCGGGGAGCTTGCCCGAAAGCAAAAAGATCTGGATATTCCGCATGTTCGCGACTTGTTTTTCCAATTTCTGCTGATTGCTTTGGAAACCGCCGCACAGCAAGGATTGACGGAACAAACCGGAGACGCTGAACGCAGGTATATATGGAAAGAGATCGACAGTTTGCCGGGAATCGCCCCTTTGGAGGATTACGTGTTGTCGTTTCTCGCTCCTTTCCGGAAAGACGGGAGCGGATACGGCGGCAAACTGCTGGAAGTCATGCGCTATATTCACGGGCATTTTCACGAGAAAGGCTTCAACATCTCGGAAATCGCGGAGCATGTTCATTTGAGCGAAACGTATTTGTGTTCCCTGTTCAAAAAGCAAAAGGGGCAGACGGTTAAAGAGTATATCTCGGAGGTCCGCTTGGAGAAGGCCAAGGAGCTCCTGAGCGATGCCGACATGAAACAATATGAAGTCGCCGCCCGGCTCGGTTTTGCCGACGCCAATTATTTTACGACATTTTTCAAAAAAATGACGGGGCTGTCACCCTCGGAATACCGGGAGAAGATCGGAAAATGA
- a CDS encoding glycosyl hydrolase 53 family protein, with protein sequence MLQSKLGAGMSVLLCLVLVLGVGLSVGMTPEPVKAASFFAKGADIGWLNQLEDNGVVWQDSGGVQKDALQILKDNGVNAVRLRVFVNPPSNFQWNGTYLGYGDKTGVLWMAQRAKNMGMRVMIDFHYSDHWADPGKQDKPSAWVNHSFSQLKTDVYNHTFDIMRGLADEGVYPDWVQVGNEIRGGLLWPDGDYNHFNNMAQLINSGYDAVKAVSPSSKVVVHLDKGADNSLYRWFFDNLTANGGKFDVIGMSYYPYWDGVDYTQNINDLAYNMNDMVSRYGKDVIICEVGGLESQPSNTYNMLNAVQSKLLAVPNGRGLGLFYWEPEANSGVLPDGYPLGATSKVSGNVLRFTSAIGAFAGSGGGGGATYVKLKNRASGLYIDGMGRTANGDNVGQWSNSSSYNQQWIIETVGSYVKIKNRASGLYIDGMGRTTNGDAAGQWSGGGSYNQQWQQETVGSYVKFRNRATGLYLDGMGRTANGSDLGQWSESSSSNQQWQIVSP encoded by the coding sequence ATGTTGCAAAGTAAATTGGGAGCCGGAATGTCGGTCCTTCTTTGCCTGGTACTCGTCCTGGGGGTCGGTTTGTCGGTCGGGATGACACCCGAACCCGTAAAGGCGGCTTCCTTTTTTGCCAAGGGCGCGGATATCGGATGGTTGAATCAGTTGGAGGACAATGGGGTGGTTTGGCAAGATAGCGGCGGTGTTCAGAAGGATGCGCTGCAAATCCTGAAGGACAACGGCGTCAACGCCGTCAGACTGAGGGTATTTGTCAATCCGCCAAGCAATTTCCAGTGGAACGGCACATATCTGGGTTACGGAGACAAAACCGGTGTGCTTTGGATGGCGCAGCGCGCCAAAAATATGGGCATGCGAGTTATGATCGATTTTCACTACAGCGATCATTGGGCGGATCCGGGCAAGCAAGACAAGCCTTCGGCGTGGGTGAACCATTCGTTTTCCCAACTGAAAACAGACGTGTACAATCATACGTTTGACATCATGCGCGGATTGGCCGATGAAGGGGTTTATCCCGATTGGGTACAAGTTGGCAACGAAATTCGCGGCGGCTTGTTGTGGCCGGACGGGGACTATAACCATTTCAACAACATGGCCCAGTTGATCAATTCGGGCTATGACGCGGTAAAAGCGGTCAGCCCGTCTTCCAAAGTCGTCGTACATTTGGATAAAGGAGCCGACAATAGCTTATACAGATGGTTCTTTGACAATTTGACCGCGAACGGCGGCAAATTTGATGTCATAGGGATGTCGTATTACCCGTATTGGGACGGCGTGGATTATACGCAAAACATCAATGACCTGGCTTACAATATGAACGATATGGTTTCACGGTACGGCAAGGATGTCATCATCTGCGAGGTCGGAGGATTGGAAAGCCAGCCGTCGAATACTTACAATATGCTAAACGCCGTTCAAAGCAAACTTTTGGCGGTGCCAAACGGACGCGGCCTCGGATTGTTCTACTGGGAGCCTGAGGCGAATTCCGGCGTGTTGCCCGACGGATACCCGTTAGGCGCGACAAGCAAGGTGTCCGGCAATGTCCTCAGATTCACTTCGGCCATTGGCGCGTTTGCCGGTTCCGGCGGCGGTGGCGGCGCAACGTATGTCAAGTTGAAAAACCGCGCCAGCGGGTTGTACATTGACGGCATGGGCCGCACCGCCAACGGCGACAACGTTGGGCAATGGAGCAACAGTTCCAGCTACAACCAGCAATGGATCATCGAAACCGTCGGCAGCTACGTCAAGATCAAAAACCGCGCGAGCGGGTTGTATATTGACGGTATGGGCCGCACAACGAATGGCGATGCGGCCGGCCAATGGAGCGGCGGCGGCAGTTATAATCAACAATGGCAGCAGGAAACGGTGGGCAGCTACGTCAAATTCAGGAATCGGGCGACGGGGTTATATCTGGACGGCATGGGCCGCACCGCCAACGGGTCGGACCTTGGCCAATGGAGCGAAAGCAGCAGTTCGAATCAGCAGTGGCAAATTGTCAGCCCGTAA